In Ignavibacteriales bacterium, the genomic stretch CCTTCTTTTATTTTTTCAAGCAGGTTTTCTTCTGGTTTTAAGCCAGCCACAAGCAATTCAAATCTTTCAGCACCAAAAGGTTCTTTTAACTGATTACGTGATTCAGTTATTCCATCCGTATTAAGAATTAAATGATCACCTTCGTTAAAATTAATGCTGATATCTTCATAATCGCCGTTTGCAGAAAATCCAAGCAGCATTCCCCGCGATTGAATTTGTTCAACTTTATTTGCCAGAGAATTTTTATAAACAAGCGGAAGATCCCCCGCTCCTGCATATTTAGCGGTTTTATTTTTCCTGTTTAAAACAACAATGGAAAGTGTTGCAAACACTTCAGAAACTTTTGCATCCTGGTAAACTGAATCATTTATTTTTTGCAATAATACACTTGGAGTAAATTCATTGGCAGATTGCAGAACAACACGGATTGCGCTCCGTACATAACCGGCATAAGCAAAAGCAAAATACCAGGCGCCCCATTTTTTACCCATTACATCGCCAAGTACAATAACCAGGTTGTCTGGATCTAATTGAAAGTAATCAATAAAATCTCCGCCTGGAATTCCTTTAAACGGCTCATGCCAATGTTTTATTTTAAAACCTTCAAACTCAGGGAAATCATCTGGAACTACTTTAGCGCGGAAAGAATCAGCCGCAAGATGGATTTCCGAAACCATTTTCTTTCTTTCTTTATCCAGGCTTTTTAGAATGGCAGAAACTTTTGCTATAACAACACGCGGACCGGAAGTTTTAATAATATAATCTTCTATCTCAAGATCGAAACCTTCAAGTATATCGCTTTCTTCACCTTTGGCGGTTAGAAAAACAAATGGTATTTCTCTCATAGAGGCATCATCAAGTAAAATTCTGCGAAACTGGTAACCATCCATTTCGGGCATCATAATATCGCATACAATAATATCTGGCAGAAACGATTTAACAGCACCAAGCGCTTCTTTACCGCTGTTGGCAACTTTTACATTAAATCCAGCTTTGGTCAAATTATATTCAAAAAGTCTTGATAGTTTCATGTCATCATCAACTAACAGAACTTTGTT encodes the following:
- a CDS encoding SpoIIE family protein phosphatase; the protein is MGTNIRKLLVIHSNDYVINRLKQYLSTEEYQLEIKSIYKEAFDLKSADSFDLAITDYHFGYDEFAEVRKEKYQHLPFLFILQENEKINEATLITGGAEEFLDFPIDENELIFKVKSLLKRSDIYKAFIEKTEGGKSFTQEANKVLLVDDDMKLSRLFEYNLTKAGFNVKVANSGKEALGAVKSFLPDIIVCDIMMPEMDGYQFRRILLDDASMREIPFVFLTAKGEESDILEGFDLEIEDYIIKTSGPRVVIAKVSAILKSLDKERKKMVSEIHLAADSFRAKVVPDDFPEFEGFKIKHWHEPFKGIPGGDFIDYFQLDPDNLVIVLGDVMGKKWGAWYFAFAYAGYVRSAIRVVLQSANEFTPSVLLQKINDSVYQDAKVSEVFATLSIVVLNRKNKTAKYAGAGDLPLVYKNSLANKVEQIQSRGMLLGFSANGDYEDISINFNEGDHLILNTDGITESRNQLKEPFGAERFELLVAGLKPEENLLEKIKEGITTFTSGNFEDDISLIVVKVD